In Leifsonia sp. ZF2019, a genomic segment contains:
- a CDS encoding peptidase → MNGIDWVAFLIVFAAAIVGACVVVTLYALGTRLLAVAGRALFVEPVEFTDAITVITPEEAAKAQRKAAKARKKNPLTDGQKRLALTGAYACFVLTGCAVLYGLYLIIPFFHA, encoded by the coding sequence ATGAACGGCATCGACTGGGTCGCCTTCCTCATCGTCTTCGCCGCCGCCATCGTGGGGGCGTGCGTCGTCGTGACCCTCTATGCACTCGGCACGCGCCTGCTCGCCGTCGCCGGGCGCGCGCTCTTCGTCGAGCCGGTGGAGTTCACGGACGCGATCACGGTGATCACGCCGGAGGAGGCCGCGAAGGCCCAGCGCAAGGCCGCCAAGGCCCGCAAGAAGAACCCGCTGACGGACGGCCAGAAACGATTGGCCCTCACCGGCGCCTACGCATGTTTCGTGCTCACCGGCTGCGCCGTCCTTTACGGCCTCTACCTCATCATCCCGTTCTTCCACGCCTGA
- a CDS encoding DEAD/DEAH box helicase codes for MTSPAPVRLRVDDIPGHTGPGTADEDAVYDTFVSWAEAGGISLYPAQDESVIEIVAGANLILSTPTGTGKSLVAVAAHFAALARGERSYYTAPIKALVSEKFFALVDIFGAENVGMMTGDSAVNADAPIICCTAEILANLALRHGDETPAGQVVMDEFHFYADPDRGWAWQVPLLTLPHTQFVLMSATLGDVTALAADLTRRTGRDTATVTGVERPVPLHYFYELSPIHETIDDLLHTGQAPIYVVHFSQLAALERAQSLSSAKIADREQRDRIAELIGDFRFTTAFGKTLSRLLRQGIGVHHAGMLPKYRRLVEQLAQRGLLRVICGTDTLGVGINVPIRTVLLTALTKFDGTRMRQLNAREFHQIAGRAGRAGFDTAGTVVAQAPEHESENLKAIEKAGDDPKKRRKIVRKKAPDGFVSWGEPSFRKLIEAEPETLASSMQITSAMLINVIGRGGDVYGHVRALVFDNHEPWKRQLALARRAIELYRSLLTAGVIENVAGEIRLTVDLQPNFALNQPLSPFALAAFELFDAASPQFALDIVSVVEATLDDPRPVLSAQQFQARGEAVAAMKAEGIEYDERMEALEQVTHPKPHAELLEDAFATYASSQPWVADFELSPKSVARDLYERAMTFGEFIAFYKLARSEGVVLRYLSDAYRALGQTVPLDLRTEELRDIIEWLGELVRQVDSSLLDEWEELVHPDAARHAAEAGALAPPAPRTVTTNRRAFFVLVRNELFRRVQLAALDRVPELGVLEAEAAALAESAAPSFTEQEWDAALEDYYAEHDEILTDAAARSAAMIVVDESTAAAEGVWRVRQILSDPAGDHDWGISADVLLEASARAGVAVLRVTAVGRL; via the coding sequence ATGACGTCTCCTGCACCCGTCCGGCTCCGCGTCGACGACATCCCCGGGCACACCGGGCCCGGCACCGCCGACGAGGACGCCGTCTACGACACGTTCGTCTCCTGGGCGGAAGCCGGCGGCATCTCCCTCTACCCGGCACAGGACGAGTCCGTCATCGAGATCGTCGCCGGCGCGAACCTGATCCTCAGCACGCCGACGGGCACCGGCAAGTCCCTCGTCGCCGTCGCCGCCCACTTCGCCGCACTCGCCCGGGGGGAGCGCAGCTACTACACCGCGCCGATCAAGGCGCTCGTCTCGGAGAAGTTCTTCGCCCTGGTCGACATCTTCGGCGCCGAGAACGTCGGGATGATGACGGGCGACTCCGCCGTCAACGCCGACGCCCCGATCATCTGCTGCACCGCCGAGATCCTCGCCAACCTCGCCCTCCGGCACGGGGACGAGACACCCGCCGGCCAGGTCGTGATGGACGAGTTCCACTTCTACGCGGATCCCGACCGCGGGTGGGCGTGGCAGGTGCCCCTCCTCACGCTCCCGCACACCCAGTTCGTGCTCATGTCGGCGACCCTGGGCGACGTCACGGCGCTCGCCGCGGACCTGACGCGCCGCACCGGCCGCGACACGGCGACGGTCACCGGCGTCGAGCGGCCCGTACCGTTGCACTACTTCTACGAGCTCTCGCCCATCCACGAGACCATCGACGACCTCCTGCACACCGGGCAGGCGCCGATCTACGTCGTCCACTTCTCGCAGCTCGCGGCGCTCGAACGCGCGCAGTCGCTCTCGAGCGCCAAGATCGCCGACCGCGAGCAGCGCGACCGCATCGCGGAGCTCATCGGAGACTTCCGCTTCACGACCGCCTTCGGCAAGACCCTCTCCCGGCTCCTGCGCCAGGGCATCGGCGTGCACCACGCGGGTATGCTCCCCAAGTACCGTCGGCTGGTCGAGCAGCTCGCGCAGCGCGGGCTCCTGCGCGTGATCTGCGGCACCGACACCCTCGGCGTCGGGATCAATGTGCCGATCCGCACAGTGCTGCTCACCGCGCTGACGAAGTTCGACGGAACCCGGATGCGGCAGCTCAACGCCCGCGAGTTCCACCAGATCGCGGGCCGCGCCGGTCGCGCGGGCTTCGACACGGCCGGCACCGTCGTCGCGCAGGCGCCCGAGCACGAGAGCGAGAACCTCAAGGCGATCGAGAAAGCGGGCGACGACCCGAAGAAGCGGCGCAAGATCGTCCGGAAGAAGGCCCCGGACGGCTTCGTGTCGTGGGGCGAGCCGTCGTTCCGCAAGCTGATCGAGGCGGAGCCCGAGACGCTCGCCTCGTCGATGCAGATCACCAGCGCCATGCTGATCAACGTCATCGGCCGCGGCGGGGACGTCTACGGGCATGTGCGCGCACTCGTGTTCGACAACCACGAACCCTGGAAGCGGCAGCTCGCCCTGGCCCGGCGGGCGATCGAGCTGTACCGCTCCCTCCTGACCGCCGGAGTGATCGAGAACGTGGCAGGCGAGATCCGGCTCACAGTCGACCTGCAGCCCAACTTCGCCCTCAACCAGCCGCTCTCTCCGTTCGCGCTCGCCGCTTTCGAGCTCTTCGACGCCGCGTCGCCGCAGTTCGCTCTCGACATCGTCTCGGTCGTGGAGGCGACGCTGGACGATCCGCGTCCGGTGCTCTCGGCGCAGCAGTTCCAGGCGCGCGGGGAGGCGGTCGCCGCGATGAAGGCCGAGGGAATCGAGTACGACGAGCGCATGGAGGCGCTCGAGCAGGTCACGCATCCGAAGCCGCACGCGGAGCTGCTCGAGGACGCCTTCGCGACCTACGCGTCCAGCCAGCCCTGGGTGGCCGACTTCGAGCTGAGCCCCAAGTCCGTCGCGCGGGACCTCTACGAGCGCGCCATGACTTTCGGCGAGTTCATCGCGTTCTACAAGCTCGCACGCTCGGAGGGCGTCGTGCTCCGCTACCTCTCCGATGCGTACCGGGCGCTCGGACAGACGGTGCCGCTCGACTTGCGCACGGAGGAGCTGCGCGACATCATCGAGTGGCTCGGCGAGCTGGTGCGGCAGGTCGACTCCAGTCTGCTGGACGAGTGGGAGGAGCTCGTCCACCCCGACGCCGCCCGCCATGCCGCCGAGGCCGGCGCACTCGCACCGCCCGCACCGCGCACCGTCACCACCAACCGGCGCGCCTTCTTCGTCCTCGTGCGCAACGAGCTGTTCCGGCGCGTGCAGCTCGCCGCCCTCGACCGGGTGCCGGAACTCGGGGTGCTGGAGGCCGAGGCCGCCGCACTGGCGGAGTCCGCCGCCCCCTCGTTCACGGAACAGGAGTGGGATGCCGCGCTCGAGGACTACTACGCGGAGCACGACGAGATCCTGACGGACGCGGCCGCACGATCCGCCGCGATGATCGTGGTGGACGAGTCGACCGCCGCCGCAGAGGGTGTCTGGCGGGTGCGTCAGATCCTGTCCGACCCGGCCGGGGACCACGACTGGGGGATCAGCGCCGACGTGCTGCTGGAGGCGTCCGCGCGGGCCGGGGTGGCCGTCCTCCGTGTCACCGCGGTGGGGCGTCTCTGA
- a CDS encoding inorganic phosphate transporter has translation MDLTLIIVLVIALALFFDFTNGFHDTANAMATPIATGAMKPKVAVALAAVLNLIGAFLSTEVAKTISGGIIREGSGGVQITPELIFAGLVGAIVWNMVTWLFGLPSSSSHALFGGLIGAAIVGAGIGAVDFVVVLDKVILPALIAPVTAGVVAYSATKLAYWITRRYDGRPDGRGGFRYGQIFSSSLVALAHGTNDAQKTMGVITLTLIAAGLQTAGTGPELWVVVSCALAIAIGTYSGGWRIIRTLGRGLTEVKPAQGFAAETSTAATILASSHLGFALSTTQVASGSVIGSGLGRRGSSVRWGTAGRIAIGWLLTLPAAAIVGAVAALIAGLGPVGILVDTVLGVVVVALIFWLSRRNQVHSANAVEPAPVQGQSEVAASGRAVKIKKVKPLKKERARKESA, from the coding sequence GTGGACCTCACCCTCATCATCGTGCTGGTCATCGCGCTGGCCTTGTTCTTCGACTTCACGAACGGTTTCCACGACACCGCGAACGCGATGGCGACCCCCATCGCGACCGGCGCCATGAAGCCGAAGGTGGCCGTCGCCCTGGCCGCCGTCCTCAACCTGATCGGCGCGTTCCTGTCCACGGAGGTGGCGAAGACCATCTCCGGCGGCATCATCCGGGAGGGCTCCGGCGGGGTGCAGATCACGCCGGAGCTGATCTTCGCCGGCCTGGTCGGCGCGATCGTCTGGAACATGGTCACCTGGCTGTTCGGGCTGCCCTCGTCGTCCAGCCACGCGCTGTTCGGCGGACTGATCGGCGCCGCCATCGTCGGGGCGGGTATCGGGGCGGTGGACTTCGTCGTCGTGCTCGACAAGGTCATCCTCCCCGCCCTCATCGCACCGGTCACCGCCGGTGTCGTGGCGTACTCGGCCACGAAGCTCGCCTACTGGATCACGCGACGCTACGACGGCCGTCCCGACGGGCGCGGCGGGTTCCGGTACGGCCAGATCTTCTCCTCGTCGCTCGTCGCACTCGCGCACGGCACCAACGATGCCCAGAAGACGATGGGCGTCATCACGCTCACCCTGATCGCCGCCGGACTCCAGACGGCGGGCACCGGCCCCGAGCTGTGGGTGGTCGTCTCCTGCGCCCTCGCCATCGCGATCGGCACGTACTCGGGCGGGTGGCGCATCATCCGCACCCTCGGTCGCGGCCTCACCGAGGTCAAGCCCGCACAGGGCTTCGCGGCCGAGACGAGCACCGCAGCGACGATCCTCGCCTCCAGCCACCTCGGCTTCGCCCTCTCGACCACTCAGGTCGCCTCCGGTTCGGTCATCGGATCGGGCCTCGGCCGTCGCGGTTCGTCGGTGCGCTGGGGGACGGCAGGGCGCATCGCGATCGGCTGGCTGCTCACCCTTCCCGCGGCGGCCATCGTCGGCGCCGTCGCCGCGCTGATCGCGGGACTCGGCCCCGTGGGCATCCTCGTCGACACCGTGCTCGGCGTGGTCGTCGTGGCCCTCATCTTCTGGCTGTCGCGGCGCAACCAGGTGCACAGCGCCAACGCGGTCGAGCCCGCCCCCGTGCAGGGTCAGAGCGAGGTCGCCGCCTCGGGCCGCGCCGTCAAGATCAAGAAGGTCAAGCCGCTCAAGAAGGAGCGCGCTCGCAAGGAGTCCGCATGA